Sequence from the Sulfuracidifex tepidarius genome:
ACTTCAATGAATTGTTCATGATATGTGCTACCGTATCTCCTGGTGAGAGGATTGACGCTATACTTGATACTCTCTCTTTTACCTGTTCAAAGGTCATGGAGGTTTCCGAATCTATTAAAAACGTAGAAGAAGGTTTTTCCTTATACCATTTTTCTAGGGCTTCTCCATAGCTCAAGACTATCAGGATACCCTTTAATCCTACCCTATTATTTTTTGGTAATGATCGAAGTTCAGGGGCTTTCCAGGATCCATATTACGCTCATCAATATGGATAGAAGGTTGAACAGGATAGACGGAGGCGTAGGTATAGCGTTGAAGGAACCGAGGGTAGTTGTCTCTACTGGGAACTGTATGGAATTTCCCTTAGATCTGGATTTCAAAACTCCAGGGATATGCGTGAAGGAAGATTACCCAGAGCACGTTGGATTAGGTCATACCACTCAGTTCAGACTTTCACTTGCTAAACTAGCCTCTGAGTATAACCACCTACCTTACTCCGTTAAAGAATTAGCCTCCAAAGTCAAAAGAGGAACCACGTCTGGCGTTGGTATCTACGCATTTCATTACGGGGGGCTAGTGTTGGACGGAGGGCACTCTCTGAAAGTCAAGAAGGACATCCTCCCCTCCGATTTCGCCGATTCTCCACCCCCAGCTTTGCTGGCCAGGATGGATTTCCCTTGGAAAATATACATTAATATTCCCAGAGGCAAGAAAGTGTTCGGTAGGGAAGAGCTGGATTTCTTCAAGTCTGCCAAGCCTGAGAACATAGACGAGCTTTCCAGGGTAGTATTGATGGGACTTTTACCCTCAGTCGCAGAGAGGGATCTCGAAGGCGCGTTAGACTCTATCAGGAGGATACAGACGCTAGGTTTTAAGAAGCTCGAAGTGAGTCTGCAATCTGAAGAAGTGAAGACACTAATGAGGAACATGGAGATAGCAGGATTCCCTGGCGGGTTATCCTCATTCGGACCCTTAGTCTACACTTTCCTTTCTTCCAGAAGGGAAGGCGAGGAACTAGTGTCTAGATTCGGCGGTTCGGTAGTTGAGCCCAACAACGAAGGGGCGAAAGTCAGATGGATTACGACGAATTCGTGATTGAGGAGCTGAGGAAAGTATATGGAAACTACGTGGATTCATTTTTGAGAGAAATAACGAGACCTAACCCGAGGCTTTACGTTAGGGTCAACACTATCAAGGCCGATCCAGGGGAAGTAGCTGACAGGATAGGTTTCAAGAGGGACGAAGACTTCCCAGAAGCCCTCTTCACACCAATAAAAGGCCCGTTTAAGGTAGAGACGTATGATGATGTAGTGATTGTGGACAAAAAGACTGCTGAGAGTGTAATGGTAGGTGCAGACGTCTTTAGACCTGGGGTCAAGAAGGTTAAGGCAAGAGTAGGAAAAAGGGTTACTGTAATAAGCGAGCGCGGAGATGTGGTAGGAGAAGGTGAATTCATAAACTCACCAGACCTCGTAGTTAAGGTAGATAACTCTCTCTATTCCTCTGTCAAACTCTCAGAACTGCCAGAGTTAGCTAAGGGAGAAATTTACGTCCAAGGCAAGTCTTCCATGTTTGTAGCTAGGTTATTGGATCCGAGACCTGGGGAAACGATAGTTGACATGAATGCTGCGCCGGGAGGAAAACTTACGCATGTAGCGCAACTTCAGCCCAAAGCCAAGGTTCTAGGTTTCGATCATACAGCGAGGAAGGTAGATAAAATGAGGTCTTTGTTGGCGAAAATGAACGCTGTGGCTCAAGTATTCGAGGGAGACTCCAGATACCTTTATGAGGATTTCAACCTCAGGGACGTTGACAGGGTCATCATAGACCCACCTTGCTCTGCGATGGGGCTGAGACCCAAACTTTACGATAAAAAGACGAGAAAGGATATCCTCACGTTCTCAGAGTATCAAAAGCAATTTCTAAATTCAGCATACAAGATACTTAAAAAAGGAGGAACATTGATCTACTCTACATGCACTGTTACCGAGATGGAGAATGAGGCAGTGGTTGAAGACGGACGCTTCGAGGTCGAGAAGGAGGTGAGGTTCCATCCAATGCAGGGGATGACAGGCTTTTTTATAGCTAAACTGATAAAAAAATGACATGCCTCTAGAAAGTTTCATGGGAAAGTTTCCCAGGGTAAGTGAGAACTCCTTCATACACTCAACTGCATATGTGATCGGAGACGTAGAAATAGGGGACATGTCCAGCGTTTGGCACTACTCAGTGATAAGAGGCGACAACGATTCCATACAAATAGGTAACGGTTCAAACATACAGGAGAACTCCTCAGTACACACAGATCCCGGATACAAAGTTAGAGTAGGGGACAAGGTAACTATAGGTCATAATGCAGTAGTTCACGGAGCTACTGTGGGGTCGAATGTGATAATCGGAATGGGGTCAATATTGCTCAACGGATGCAGAATAGGGGATTTCTCTATAATCGGTGCCGGTGCAGTTGTACCAGAAGGGAAGGAAATTCCCGACTATAGCCTAGCCCTAGGAGTGCCGGCAAGGGTAGTGAGGAAGCTTCAAGAAGAAGAAATAAAAGTTATAGAGGAGAATGCAACAGAATATATAAATCATGTGAAGAGGTTATCATCAAATGGGCAGAGACATTAAAGCAGTAAAGTGGTTCTTTGATACTCAAGTACTTAAGGATCCCTTCAATCCGGGTTACGCTACTTTCAAAGTAACTTCGAAGTGCAACCTGAGATGTACTTTTTGTAACCCCTCATATTACAGCGGTGAGTTAGGCGAAGCACCTACAGAGAGGGTCAAGAAGATGATAGATAACATGAGGGACTCCTCCGTGATAGTCCTCTCATTTGAGGGAGGAGAACCCACATCAAGACCAGACATACTAGATCTCTTGAACTACGCTCACGACGGTTCATTCTACATCATGTTGACCTCAAACGGCTATAGACTGAGGGATGAAAACTTCCTTGCTAAGGTCGCCGACAAGATAGATTTCTTGCACTACTCTATAGACGAGTATCATTGGAACGTGAAGAACTTAGATGACCTTTGCAGGTTCAGGAAGTACGGAATTAAGGTCAACGTCCAGACAGTTGTTACCAGATTCAACTTGGATAAGCTAGAGGAGAAGGTCAGAAAAGTGAGGGAATGTGGGTACAAGATACTCGCAATGCCTGCAGTAGACTACCCCGACTCAAAAGTTAAGTTAGCTCCAGACCCAGAGAAGTTCTACAAGGTAATGTATGAGCTCAAGAGCAAGTATGGCTCTACCTTGAACAACTCGTGGGGCTTCATCAATGCGTTAGTGGGGAAAACACCGTCCAGAGTTACTAGTTATGCTATAACTGTATACCCCAACGGTGATATACCTTACCCTGACGATATAAACGGAGAAGTCGTGGGCAACGTAGCAGAGAACAGACTGAAGGACATAATGAAGTCGGAAAAAGTTAGATCTCTGCAAAAGAAAATGCTAGAGAACCAAGCCAGGTTCGAGTACCTTCATCTCCAGACAGCTTCTTTCAATAGCTTAAGGGACCTCATATCATACGCGACTGAGATGGCTAAGTGGCGCTTTACTGGAAGGGCTTAACCGAAGGCTTTTTTGTAGATTTCCTGTGCGTCGTCGTTAACCAGATGCATATATATCTGAGTTGTCTTAATGTCGTGATGCCCCAGTATCTTCTGTAATACGGGAAGAGGTATCCCTTTCTTTATTGCCATGGTAGCAAATGTATGACGTAATATGTGTGGTCTTAAATCCTCTATCCCGCATCTCTTTCCTGCCCTTCTGATCAGTTTGTAAAGAGCTTGGTAACTTATGTCGAATAGTCTACTCTGTGGGTCCTTTCCGCGGACGTAGGATCTAAGCTGGGTCGCAGTTTCTTCAGTGAAGAAGACCACCCTCTCCTCACCGTTCTTAGTATTTCTGAGTCTTAAGAGGTTGTGATCTAGGTCCACATCTACAACTCTGAGGGATAGGAGCTCATTAGAACGTATTCCTGTATCGAGTAATAATCTAACAGCTAGTCTACCTTTTCTTCCTCTAACTGCGTTAAGTAATGCGAGAGCTTGTTTTTCATTCAATGCCTTGTATTCTCTTCTTCTTATGCGAGGTAGAGGTCCCTTGACGTCTTTTCCTACCCATTTCAAATACCTTTTTACCGCTATAGCGTAAGACCTAACAGTAACGGTTTTAGCCCTTTTCTCCTCTATCTCATCCACCTTACTTTTTTTCCCCTTCCTTGACATTAGTGACATCATCCAACGATTGAAGTCCGATGTTGAGACCTCTCGTGGATCCTTATTTACAAAGTTCAGGAAATCCTTAATTGCGGCGGAATAGAGTTTAACTGTTCCCTTTCCTGCCCCAGCTAATACGAGCGAATTAACGAATGATTCGAGACTGACATCATCTGCAGCAGATCCTATATCGAGCTTCATAAAAATGGACTTCTTAAGGATGAGTTAAAAAGGAAAAGGTAGAGAGAAAGGAGAGAGAGGAGAGGGAAAAAATTATATCATGACAAAATATAACTGTTACTCTCAGTTTTCTTTCTCCTCCACTCTCTTCTTAGATGCACCAGCTAGATATACGTATACATTCACCTTAAAATTCCCCTTTAGATTATTCAACATAGTCTCATCCCTTTTCTCCGAGCTTCCGTCATTGATATAAACTTCCTTAAACTCCCCATTTATCATAAGAACCCTAAAAGACATCCCTTCTCCAAGTCCTGAGATGTACACTACTGGGTATTTAGACACCTCACTGTACATATTCTCTAGGAAAACAGCGAGGTTGGGTTCTGCATCTATATTTTCTGTCTTTTCTAATTTTGATTTCAATAATATCTTTGACACATCGGAAATTTTGCCAAGATCGAGATTACCGAAGTCCAATCCAGTTTCCATAGGTCTTTCTTCCTTCACTTGTTCACCTACTGTCTTAGCAACCTCATTTCCGATTGTTGGTAGTGCCTTAGAGACTATCCATTCCTTCTCTCCTACATACTTAAGCATTACTTTAATGTTGCATTCCTTAGGAGTCTGATTTAGAGAAAACATTAGCTCTAGAAGAGAGCTTTTCGCCTTCAGTTTATATTCTATGAAGTCCTTTCCAATTAGTCCTATTTCAGTAGAGAACGTTTCTTTATAACTGAATATCCCCATTCTGTTAAACCTTAAAGTTACATCATCTCCCTTCAGACCCACCAGATAAGGTAAATTGCTTACCACATTAGTCTTATCCATGAGCCATTTCTCGACGGTTTTGCATGACGTTTCTGTTGAGACCTCTTGTGAGTATAATTTTGTCATGCTATGTTCTATAATAAATCATGATTTTAAGTATGTCTATTATGTTGAAATTTTTAATATATTGTTCTTCCTTAACGATGTTAAAGAAGAAACTTATTAAAAAGCTAAAAAAAGTAAGATATAGTAAAATCAAGAAGGAAATGTAAAAATAAGAATGCGTGTGTCAACGAAGAGTCCATCATAACTTAAAAGCTCTTTAAATAAATCCCTGCTCTTTAAGATAGAATCATGAACGTTTTAGTTCTCTCAAAGGATGATCTGTTGAAAGTGGCTGATAGCTCCACGCTAGTTGAGTCAGCGAAAGAGGCTTTCTCTTCTTTCTCGACTGGCAAAATAACCCAGCCTGAAAGGCAAGTTTTCACTGTTAATGGCAATTGGTGGGGTTCAATGATAGGATTCAACCAGCACTCGTTCGGGACGAAGATAGTTAACGTAATTAACGAAAATAAGGAAAAAGGAAAGGCTTCAGTCAATGGGATAGCAGTCCTTTTTTCCTCTGAAAGTGGCGAAGCGGAATGCATAGCAGAAGGCTCAACTCTTACCGCTTTGAGAACGGCAGCAGCCAGCGTCCTTTCTACGTGGATTGCGTTAGGCAGAAGATATTTCAACTCTCTAGGGGTTATAGGAGCTGGAGAAGAGGCTTACTACCATGTGAGAGTAGCCAGAGACTTCTTTTCAATTGGTGACATAATGATAACCGCCAGATCTTCTCATGTAAAAGTGGCGAAAGAATTAGGTTTAATTTCAACGGACTTAAAGACACTCCTTTCTTCCTCCGAGGTTATATACTCTACTACCTCTTCACGTGAACCAGTGGTTTTAGGGAGGTTCTTGAAGCCTGAATTCCACGTTTCCAGTATAGGGGCTCATACTCCAGATTCTAGGGAACTTGATGATGAAGTCATATCTAAAGCCAGAACTGTCATTGTAGATTCCAAGGAAGCCACCTCGAAGGAGAGCGGAGATATAATAGTTCCGGGCAGGTTAGGGTTACTCAATGATAAGCTGATCGAAATAGGAGAAGTCATATCAAAGGGCATAAAGGTTGAAAGGCCATCTGTCTTCAAGACAGTAGGGATTGCCTCTCAGGATCTTATGGCGATGAGTTACCTCTGTAAGAAGGCTGAGAAAGAGGGAATAGGGAAAGAAGTTAGCATTTAATTATTTCAGTTACTTACCTTTCCAAATCACGTCAGGGTTATTCGTTTCTTTGTTTACCCACAGTGCAAGCACGAAAAGTAGAGATGACAAACGGTTCAAGTAAACTATGTGAACTTCCTTTACCATCAAGTTTTCCTCTCTAATTAGGCTCACCACGCTTCTCTCTGCCCTTCTGCAAACGCTTCTAGCCATATGAAGAAAGGAAGCAGCTTCATGTCCTCCAGGCAGGACGAAATTCTTGAGGGGAGGGAGGTTCGCAGACGTCTTCTCTATAGACGTTTCAAGGAATTTCACCTTATCGTAACCGAAGTTCATGTCAAATCCTGCTATCTCAGATGAGAGCGAGAAGATGTCTGACTGTATCTGAGTTATTAAATCATAGAGCGGGGGATACAGAGACATGACTATACCGAGTATGGAATTCAATTCATCTAGATTACCTAGGGCTTCGACTATTCTATCGTTCTTCCATACTTCACCCATCGAAGGCACTTTCGTCTTTCCTTTATCGCCGGTTCCAGTGTACCACATTATACTGAAGTATTTCTATCCGCTGATTAAAAGCCTCATTATTTCTCTTTCATAAAGCACGTTTGTGAGCTTCCCTTCTTTATCTACTACTGCTATCAACGGTTTCTCGGTCTCTCTGAATTTCTTCAAGACGTTAGAGACTTTCACTTCCTGATTTACTGTCTCTATTTCGTCGAGGTATACGTCGCATATTTTAAGTCTATCGTAATCGTTAGGGTCTATTGCTATCACTGTGTTCATTGACATGTATCCCATAGGTCTTAAATTCTGATCCACAACCACGACTCCCCTGACTCTCTTCTCGGTCAGGATCAACACGGCATCTTTCAGAGGGCTTTCACATGTAACGTAAACCAGTTCTTTAGCTAGGTCGGAAACGCTTTGAGATAACTTCACCTTTCTGTTCTCTTCTGTTTTCTTTCCCCCTCTAACGTTAATTCTCTTAAAGAGTATTGGTATCACTATTGTGGAAAAGGTTATGGCTAATACAGTCTGTGAGTATTCCTTTCCATTTATGTAACCCGCTGAAAGTGCAGTAATCAGAAGTGAAGTATCGACGCCTCCTTTCACTGCAGTCCCTAACGCGTTGAAGGTTGAGTTCAGATTAACCAGCCTTGACGTTATTCCTCCAACTATTACCTTAGACGACATAGTAATGGCAGACAATAACAAACCAACTACTAATATATCTGCTGTAATTTTAACAAAGTACAATCCTATACTTACGAAAAATAACGGTTCGAAGAAACCGTATGTGAAGGCGTGAAGCTTCTCCTTCAGTTCTGGCCTATCGCTGAGGTAATCCCTGAGAAGGAACCCTAGGAAAAGAGCTGCTATAGCTGAGTTAAACCTGTAAGTATCGGCCAAGAACCCTATCACGAGAATGGTGGAGATCAGGGTTGCGAACTCTATCTCCCTTACTTTGAAGACAGACTCCAGTCTTTCCAGCCCCATTGAAATATATCTTCCTATTAAAATTATAGCTACAACAATCGCAATCACTTCAACCGTGGAGATAACGATATGGCTTATGTCTTGAAGAATTGCAAACATCACAACTGCAATTATTTCGTCTATTATGACTTGGTAAAACAGATAGTTTCCTTGTAACCTCTTGCTCATCCCTACATCGATCAGAAGTCTAGTTAGAGGTCCAGCACTGCTCATAGCTAAGGGGACAGATATTAGAAGGATGTTGTCGAAACCTCCTAATGCGTACAGACTCAAGACTATTATTAAGAAAGGGAAGGAAAGTTGCAGTATAGCGGAAAGGAAGAACTTCTTCTCAATTTTAGTCTTGATTTCGAACTCTTCAGCCCCAGCTAAAAAAAGGAGGAAGACTATACCCAGAGATGTGATGAAAGAAATGATACTGTTTACATGAACTATCCCTAGTCCACCTTCTCCCATCACTATTCCAGTGACTATAGAGCCTACGAAGGGGACTAGTCCTATCCTCCTGAATCCCTCTTCTAGTGCTTTCGCTATGAAGAGCAGTATTCCTATGAAGAGTAAAGAAGTGACTTCAATAGACATTTGCGTAGAGATGGCTTTTGGGTCAAATATCTTTACTTATCATGTAAAATGGTTTACTTATAGCAGTTAGGAATTTCTTGATATTAAATGAAATAATTTATAAATATTATAAATATTTTATTATATGCTTTTAAAAATAATTCGTAAGAATAATCCAAGATCCTTCAAGCCTATGTTCGTTCTAGAGAATAGTAGTGCTTATATTTTTTAGACAATATAAACAAACCATGAAAGCTGTAGTAGTAACTGGACACAAACAAGGGTATAAAGTTCAGGACGTCAGCGACCCTAAACCAGAGAAAGGGGAATTGGTAGTGAAAGTAGATAGGGCTGCACTTTGTTACAGGGACACACTCCAGCTAAAGGGTTTCTATCCCAGGATGAAATACCCAGTAATCTTAGGTCATGAGGTAGTAGGTACTGTGGAACAAGTTGGCGAAGACGTGACCCAATTTAAAGAAGGAGATAAGGTAATATCCCTGCTTTACGCTCCTGATGGAGAATGTGAGTATTGTAGAGCTGGAGAGGAGGCTTATTGCCATCATAGGCTCGGGTACTCAGAAGAACTAGACGGGTTCTTCGCAGAGAAGGCAAAGCTGAAAGTCACGAGCGTGATCAAGGTTCCTTCAGGTGCATCTGACGAAGGGGCAGTTTTAGTCCCTTGTGTCACAGGTATGGTGTATAGAGGTCTCACAAGGGCAAAACTGAAGAAAGGAGAAACTATCCTAGTCACAGGAGCCAGCGGAGGGGTAGGCATACACGCTATACAAGTCGCGAAGGCTATGGGAGCCAAAGTGATAGGTGTGACCACTTCGCAGGAAAAGGCTGATGCTGTAGGCAAATTCGCAGATCATGTCATAGTAGGTAAAGAATTTTCTTCTGAAGCAAAAAAGATTTCCGATATAAATGTAATTGTAGATACGGTAGGTACGCCTACTCTGGAGGAAGACCTCAAGTCCCTTTGGATGGGTGGAAGGATAGTTCAGATCGGCAACGTTGATCCGTCAGCTCCTTTCAATTTGAAGCTAGGTTACGTAATACTGAAGGATATAGAAATCATAGGGCATGCGTCGGCAACTAAGAAGGACGCTGAGGGGGCCCTGAAACTTACAGCTGAGGGTAAGATAAATCCAGTGATAGCAGGCACTCTTCCTTTGGAAGAAGTAGATAAGGGGTATGAGCTACTTAAGGATAAATCCAAAGTGGGCAAAGTCTTGTTGAAGCCTTGACGTTAAATTAGATATAACTTAAAGGATATAACTTAAACGTAGATAGTATTACTAAAACCAGTGTTTTTTCACTTATTTATTCAGTAATTCATTTTTTAAAGAAAGGAGAAAGTATTTGGTTGGGTTTCAGCAATCTCGAGATCTAGTCATTAAGAGATCTGAATGTTTTTAAAAGGTTTATCGACTAAATTAAGTACATGGAGAAAGAGATCGATGACCCTCTATCTATAAAAATGCCCCCTCCACTCTTCTGCATGACCGAAGATGACGTTAGAAGAATTAAACTCGAAATACAATGCATTCATAACATTTCATGAGATCCCCCCTGAAAAGGAAGGGTCACTGTCAGGCCTCACGTTTGGAGTTAAGGACATTTTCCTTACAAAGGGAGTAAGAACTACAGCTGGATCTAGGGTATTAAAGGACTACGTGCCTAAAGAGAACGCTTATGTTGTGGATCAAATTTTAAAGAACGGTGGTAAGATAATTGGAAAGACCAACACACACGAGTTCGCCCTTGGAGCGACTAACACGTCTTCTATAGCAGGCCCGGCTAGGAATCCCCATGACCCAACTAGGATAAGTGGAGGTTCGAGTGGAGGTTCAGCTGTAGCTGTAGCTCTAGACATGGTGGACGTAGGAATTGGATCCGATACTGGAGGGTCAACGCGAATACCTGCGTCTCTGTGTGGTGTCATAGGTTTCAAGCCTACCACTGGCCTGATACCATTAGACGGTGTCATTCCTTTCAGTTGGTCCATGGATACGGTAGGCATACTGTCTAAGGCATTTGACAAGATATTGTTAACTTTCAATTCATTATTACCTTACGATAAGAGGAAAGTCTTAGTTTCTCAAATGCCCTCCAAACTTAAAATAGGAGTTTACCTCTTCGGGGACGACCAAGGCTCCTCATCACTCTCTAGAGTGTTAGATAAGATCTCTTCTGAATTCGAAGTGAAACAAGTCAATCTCAATATGCTTACATACTTCGGAGGTCAAGTCAGACAGACCATAGCCGTAGCTGAGGCTTCCTCGTATCATAAGGAGTGGATAAATTCGTACGCAGGCCTCTACTTTGATGATACGAAGAACATTCTCCTTTCAGGATTTAAGATATCTGCTGTAGACTATGTAGATGCCATGAGAGCTAGGAGGGCATTACTAGAGGAGTACCTAAGGGCCTTTAGGGACGTAGACGTGATAATATCCCCTACAACCAAGATAGTTGCACCCAAAATAGATGAGGTCAAAGGAAGGGAATCTCAGTTCAGGTACCAACTCATTTCAAACACAGAACTATTCAGCGTAGTTGGAGCACCATCAATTTCGATACCGTTAGGATCAGGACCAGAAGGACTTCCTTTAGGGCTTATGGTTAGCGGTGAGCCGTTTGAGGATGGGAAATTACTCAGGATAGCGTCCTTTCTTAATGAGCAATTTGGTTCTAAGCAAGTTTCTTAAGCTTTCAAGATAATCATGACTAGGTGCATCTATAACTTGAGCGAAGTTAACTTGAAAGACAAGATATTAAAGGGAACTACAACAGTAGGACTGAAAGTTAGAGACGGAGTTGTACTAGCTGCTGACAGAAGGGCTAGCGCTGGAGTCTATGTAGCTCATAAATTTGTGAGGAAAGTGCTTTACGTTACTGATACCATAGGAGTTACTACAGCAGGGAGTGTTGCAGATATACAATTTGTATATAATATTTTAAAGAATATATATAACTATAATAGGATAAGCGGTAGCGGTCCAATAACGGTGAAAGGACTAGCCATGTACCTAGGTACCATGCTTTCAAGAAATAAATACTTCCCTTACGTAGTGCAGATCCTTTTAGGCGGATATGACAGTAACGGCTCATCTCTATATAATTTAGATTACATAGGCGATGTCACAGAGGAACGTTACACCGCTACAGGTTCAGGATCCCCAGTAGCTGTAGGTGTATTAGAGGATGGCTATAGGGAAGACCTATCCTTAGATGAGGCTGCAGACCTAGCTAGAAGAGCAGTTTTCTCCGCAATAAAGAGAGATTCCTTCACTGGTACTGGAGTTATAGTTACAAAGCTAAGCAAATCAGGTCATGAAGAGAGGGAGTTCTACATCAAGAAAGGGATAACAGAGGGGCAGTAGCGTTTTTATAACGAGTTTTTATATATATCTTATATGATAGTAAAATCGGTTTTCAAAGAAGGGGAATTTATTCCATCGAAGTACACGTGTGATGGTGAAGATATCTCTCCGAAGCTTTCATGGGATAAGGTCGAGAACGCTAAGTCTTATGCCCTCATCATGGAGGATCCGGACGCTCCTTCAGGGATTTTCATCCACTGGATAGCCTATAACATGAAGTCGAATTCCTTAGACGAAGGTGTACCTAGAAGGGAGAAGATCGGTGAGATGATACAAGGGGAAAACGATTTCGGAAACGTGGGCTATGGTGGGCCATGCCCACCGAGGTCTCACGACGCTCATAGGTACTTCATCAGAGTTTATGCCCTAGATTCCGATGTAGGCAGGAAGATGACGTTAGAGGAGCTCAGAGAATTCATCGGAGCTCATAAGATAGATGAAGGATATATAATGGGGAAATACAAGAGAGCAAAATGAATATATAGAGAGATAAGATCACAAGTTGTCAAGACTCTGAAATAATCTCTCATTAGATGTGCGTGACGGCCTAAATCTGCTTTTTCTTTCCAGATTTCTTTAATGTCTGGTGATAAATGGCCAGATCTATCGGCCGATTCAGGTCTACATTGCAGATTGTAATTATGGCAAGAAAAC
This genomic interval carries:
- a CDS encoding ornithine cyclodeaminase family protein, translated to MNVLVLSKDDLLKVADSSTLVESAKEAFSSFSTGKITQPERQVFTVNGNWWGSMIGFNQHSFGTKIVNVINENKEKGKASVNGIAVLFSSESGEAECIAEGSTLTALRTAAASVLSTWIALGRRYFNSLGVIGAGEEAYYHVRVARDFFSIGDIMITARSSHVKVAKELGLISTDLKTLLSSSEVIYSTTSSREPVVLGRFLKPEFHVSSIGAHTPDSRELDDEVISKARTVIVDSKEATSKESGDIIVPGRLGLLNDKLIEIGEVISKGIKVERPSVFKTVGIASQDLMAMSYLCKKAEKEGIGKEVSI
- a CDS encoding radical SAM/SPASM domain-containing protein, whose translation is MGRDIKAVKWFFDTQVLKDPFNPGYATFKVTSKCNLRCTFCNPSYYSGELGEAPTERVKKMIDNMRDSSVIVLSFEGGEPTSRPDILDLLNYAHDGSFYIMLTSNGYRLRDENFLAKVADKIDFLHYSIDEYHWNVKNLDDLCRFRKYGIKVNVQTVVTRFNLDKLEEKVRKVRECGYKILAMPAVDYPDSKVKLAPDPEKFYKVMYELKSKYGSTLNNSWGFINALVGKTPSRVTSYAITVYPNGDIPYPDDINGEVVGNVAENRLKDIMKSEKVRSLQKKMLENQARFEYLHLQTASFNSLRDLISYATEMAKWRFTGRA
- a CDS encoding gamma carbonic anhydrase family protein; its protein translation is MPLESFMGKFPRVSENSFIHSTAYVIGDVEIGDMSSVWHYSVIRGDNDSIQIGNGSNIQENSSVHTDPGYKVRVGDKVTIGHNAVVHGATVGSNVIIGMGSILLNGCRIGDFSIIGAGAVVPEGKEIPDYSLALGVPARVVRKLQEEEIKVIEENATEYINHVKRLSSNGQRH
- the xerA gene encoding site-specific tyrosine recombinase/integron integrase; the protein is MKLDIGSAADDVSLESFVNSLVLAGAGKGTVKLYSAAIKDFLNFVNKDPREVSTSDFNRWMMSLMSRKGKKSKVDEIEEKRAKTVTVRSYAIAVKRYLKWVGKDVKGPLPRIRRREYKALNEKQALALLNAVRGRKGRLAVRLLLDTGIRSNELLSLRVVDVDLDHNLLRLRNTKNGEERVVFFTEETATQLRSYVRGKDPQSRLFDISYQALYKLIRRAGKRCGIEDLRPHILRHTFATMAIKKGIPLPVLQKILGHHDIKTTQIYMHLVNDDAQEIYKKAFG
- a CDS encoding methyltransferase domain-containing protein, with product MRKVYGNYVDSFLREITRPNPRLYVRVNTIKADPGEVADRIGFKRDEDFPEALFTPIKGPFKVETYDDVVIVDKKTAESVMVGADVFRPGVKKVKARVGKRVTVISERGDVVGEGEFINSPDLVVKVDNSLYSSVKLSELPELAKGEIYVQGKSSMFVARLLDPRPGETIVDMNAAPGGKLTHVAQLQPKAKVLGFDHTARKVDKMRSLLAKMNAVAQVFEGDSRYLYEDFNLRDVDRVIIDPPCSAMGLRPKLYDKKTRKDILTFSEYQKQFLNSAYKILKKGGTLIYSTCTVTEMENEAVVEDGRFEVEKEVRFHPMQGMTGFFIAKLIKK
- a CDS encoding cob(I)yrinic acid a,c-diamide adenosyltransferase, coding for MWYTGTGDKGKTKVPSMGEVWKNDRIVEALGNLDELNSILGIVMSLYPPLYDLITQIQSDIFSLSSEIAGFDMNFGYDKVKFLETSIEKTSANLPPLKNFVLPGGHEAASFLHMARSVCRRAERSVVSLIREENLMVKEVHIVYLNRLSSLLFVLALWVNKETNNPDVIWKGK
- a CDS encoding acryloyl-coenzyme A reductase codes for the protein MKAVVVTGHKQGYKVQDVSDPKPEKGELVVKVDRAALCYRDTLQLKGFYPRMKYPVILGHEVVGTVEQVGEDVTQFKEGDKVISLLYAPDGECEYCRAGEEAYCHHRLGYSEELDGFFAEKAKLKVTSVIKVPSGASDEGAVLVPCVTGMVYRGLTRAKLKKGETILVTGASGGVGIHAIQVAKAMGAKVIGVTTSQEKADAVGKFADHVIVGKEFSSEAKKISDINVIVDTVGTPTLEEDLKSLWMGGRIVQIGNVDPSAPFNLKLGYVILKDIEIIGHASATKKDAEGALKLTAEGKINPVIAGTLPLEEVDKGYELLKDKSKVGKVLLKP
- a CDS encoding cation:proton antiporter domain-containing protein, with amino-acid sequence MSIEVTSLLFIGILLFIAKALEEGFRRIGLVPFVGSIVTGIVMGEGGLGIVHVNSIISFITSLGIVFLLFLAGAEEFEIKTKIEKKFFLSAILQLSFPFLIIVLSLYALGGFDNILLISVPLAMSSAGPLTRLLIDVGMSKRLQGNYLFYQVIIDEIIAVVMFAILQDISHIVISTVEVIAIVVAIILIGRYISMGLERLESVFKVREIEFATLISTILVIGFLADTYRFNSAIAALFLGFLLRDYLSDRPELKEKLHAFTYGFFEPLFFVSIGLYFVKITADILVVGLLLSAITMSSKVIVGGITSRLVNLNSTFNALGTAVKGGVDTSLLITALSAGYINGKEYSQTVLAITFSTIVIPILFKRINVRGGKKTEENRKVKLSQSVSDLAKELVYVTCESPLKDAVLILTEKRVRGVVVVDQNLRPMGYMSMNTVIAIDPNDYDRLKICDVYLDEIETVNQEVKVSNVLKKFRETEKPLIAVVDKEGKLTNVLYEREIMRLLISG
- a CDS encoding beta-ribofuranosylaminobenzene 5'-phosphate synthase family protein, which codes for MIEVQGLSRIHITLINMDRRLNRIDGGVGIALKEPRVVVSTGNCMEFPLDLDFKTPGICVKEDYPEHVGLGHTTQFRLSLAKLASEYNHLPYSVKELASKVKRGTTSGVGIYAFHYGGLVLDGGHSLKVKKDILPSDFADSPPPALLARMDFPWKIYINIPRGKKVFGREELDFFKSAKPENIDELSRVVLMGLLPSVAERDLEGALDSIRRIQTLGFKKLEVSLQSEEVKTLMRNMEIAGFPGGLSSFGPLVYTFLSSRREGEELVSRFGGSVVEPNNEGAKVRWITTNS